The Candidatus Aminicenantes bacterium genome contains the following window.
TGCCGCACGGCTTGGGGATGACGAACTCGTAATCCTTGTTGTCCTTGAAAACGTGGAAGGAGAAGACGTCCAGAGGCGCCTTGCCGGCCCATTCCACATCTTCCCAAACCATGACCTTGCCGCGAACGCGGAACAGCATCCAGGCGAACCGGTCCCCGACGGGAATGGCCTTCTCAACGAAGGCGGCCGAACGGAGCTGGTCCAGGAACGGGAGATAGGTATCTCCCATGCCCACTTGGTCGAAGCCGTACTTGATGTCGCCGGCGTATTTTTCGGCGATGGTCTTCATGACTTCGGCGGTGGGAATCTTGCCCTTGACCTGGGCGAACGTGTTGACGCCGATCCGGCGCAACTTATGCGCCTGAGCGGACGCGGTCATGACGGAGAAAACCATCAGGACCGCGACAAACAGAACGAGCTTTCTTCCTCTCACGCGAGCCTCCTTGTCCAACGGATCAGGCCGGTAAAGTATTTAGACAGAATCACTAACTATAAAATACCTTATTTCGGACCGATGTCAAGAAGAAAAATGGATGAACTGGCTGACAATCCTGGTAATCAAACCAGTATCCCGGTCCTCCGTCTCCAGGGCCGCAAGGTCGAGATCCCCGCTCTTGGCGCCGCGGGCGGCCAGATCGCGCATGAAAGCCCGGGCGGAAGGGACGTCGATCTCCGGGTGCATCTGCAAGCCCCAGACATTCCGGCCGTCGATCCCGAAGCCCTGGACGCTGCAGGCTTCGGACCTGGCCAGAACGGTGCACCCCGCCGGGAGGCTCCGGACTTCGTCGAAGTGGTGCGAAAAGGCGAAGACGACGCCGACAGGACCGAGCAGCCGGCTCGCAACGAGGGTGCGGATCGGCAGCCAGCCCACCTCGGGACTCGGGCATCGCCCGATGTGCGCCGGCCCGAACAGGGCGAAGGCCAGCAACTGGTGTCCATAGCAGCTCCCGAGAATGGAGGCCCCGGCAGCGAAAGTCTCCCGGACAAAACCGACCTCGGATTCGACCCAAGCCTCCCGATCCAGGATCGAGGCCTCGGACCCGGTCAGGATGTAATGGCTGAAATCCGAAGGCCGGGCTGGAAGGCAACCCTCGGGAGCGCGGAAAGCCTGCCAGGGGACCGCGAGCCAGCGCGACCAATGTTCGACGGGCTTGTACGCCTCTGGTTCGATCGCGTTGTCAATGATAGCCACTCGAACATCGGATCGCATGGGGCCTTCCTCCGGGGAGCATTATACGGATTTCCCGGACCCCCCGCCAGGCCCCTTTTTGGCAAAGCCGCCGCGTTCTGATATAATTCTCCCCCTTGAGGAGAGCGGAACTTGCATAATGTAAGCCTGGGCACCGAGCTGCACGTCATCACCCCCAACGAACCCGGAATTCAGGGGCGCGTCCTGGGAACCCTGGCCAACGCGGGCGTCAACCTGCGCGCCATCAGCGTCTTCGCCCACGAGGCCGAGGGCCATTTCCGCCTGCTCACGTCGGACAACAAGAAGGCCGAGACGGCCCTGCGGACGCTGGGCTACAAGGTCAAGGTCAACAAAGTCGTCGTGGTCGAGATCAGCGACCGGATCGGGGCCGGCGCCGAAATTGGGGCCCTCCTCGGGAACGCCGTGATCGACGTCGAATACAGCTATGGCAGCTCCTCGGGCAAAGCGGCGGCCTTGCTCGTCTTCAAGACAAACAATAATAAGAAGGCTTACGACACTCTGCGTTGAGGACCGTGGACACCCAACGCGTCCTAGTTGTCACATCCGACGTCGCGTTCGTCGAGGGGGGACATTTGTCCATCGCCCGCGGCACGGTGCGGGCGCTTCGCGAGCTCGGCCACGAGGCCGACCTGATGCTCACCCCGCAAAACCGGTTCGGGCGGCAGCTTCGCGCCTACTGGGCCACCCGGCTGACCGACGTCGGCCTGGACGGCCTGGGCCGGCCGATCGACCGGGTCATTTCGCTTCGCTTCCCCAGCTACGCCGTCAAGCACCCCGCCCACGTCTGCTGGCTTAACCACCGCATGCGCGAATACTATGACCTCTGGGACGACCTTAAAGCCCGCCTGTCCTGGAAAGGCCGGATCAAAGAGGGCGCCCGGCGCTTCCTCATTCACCGTATCGACGGGCGCCTGCTAAAGAAAAACGTGCGCAAGGTCTTCGCCATCTCGGGCGAAGTCAAGAAGCGGCTGGACCGCTGGGGCCATATCCCGGCCGAGGTTCTCTACCCGCCGCCGCCGCAGCGGCCGTACCGTACGGAAGCCTACGGCGATTTTGTCTTCGCGGTCTCCCGCCTGACCGGCCTGAAGCGGCTCGATCTGCTGGTGGAGGCCATGGCCCGGACCCGGAACAAAGGCCTGCGGGCGGTCATCGCCGGCGAAGGCCCGGAGCGCGACGCCTTGGCCGGGCGCATCCGCGAGCGGGGCTTGGAGGGAAGGGTGTCCTTGGCCGGGCCGATCGACGAGGCCGGCCTGCTTGATCATTACGCCCGCTGCCGAGCGGTCTATTTCGCCCCTTACCACGAGGACTACGGCTTTGTCACAGGGGAAGCCTTCGCCTCGGGCAAGGCGGTGCTCACGGCCGAGGACAGCGGCGGCCCGGTCGAACAGATCCGGGACGGCGAATCGGGCTACATCGTCCCGGCCGATCCTGCCGCCATGGCCCAGAAGCTGGACGCCTGGGCCGACGACGCCGGCCTGGCCGAGCGCATGGGGCAGGCGGGCCGGCGATCCATCGCCGCCCTGAATTGGCCGGATACGATCCGCCGCCTGCTCTCGGCCTAGCCGCCGGCTCGCGCGTTCACCAGCCGCCCCCCCGGCCGCTTCAAACCGCCCCCGCGACCGAAGGAGGGCGCTTTTGCCGGAAGGTTCGCACGGCCAGCATGATGACGCCCACCGCCAAGCCGAACATGATCACGTCCGCGGCCAGTAGGAGATAATTTCGCTGACGGACATATTGGGCGAAGAGGATGCCCATCGAAGCAAGGGTGGTGACCATCATGAAGACGGCCGGGACTAAAACGAACCCGGCCTTGCGGCGCCGCAGCAGAAGCCAGGCCGAAATCGCCAGCAGGCTGAGCGCCGCCAGCATCTGATTGGCCGTCCCGAATATGGGCCAAAGCAGGTTGAAAGCGTTGGATCCGGCAAGGGCCAGCATGATGATGACCGAAAGGCCGGAATTCACCCAATACAGGCGAAGCAGGCCGGGGATCCTCTTGAATACGATGCCCCAGAGCTCCTCGAAAAGATAGCGGTTGAGCCGCACGGCGGCGTCCAGGGTGGTGACCACGAAGCCTTCGACCAGCAAGATGCCGAAAACCGTGCCCAACGCCACCGGAATGCCCAAACCGCGATGGAAGAGGTTCCCGGCCGCCAAGCTGAACCCGAGGATGGGGTTGGATTTGACGCCCGGATCGGTCGGCCAGACGATGGCGCGGTAGTCGGAGAAGGCCAGCGTCGCGCCCACGGCCAGCAGAACGCAGACCGCCAGCAGGGATTCCAGGAGCATGGCGTTATAGCCCACCCGACGGGCGTCCGTCTCCAGGGTCAGCTGCTTGCCCGTCGTGCCCCCGGCCACGAGCGCGTGGAAGCCCGAGATGGCTCCGCAGGCGATGGTGCAGAACATCATCGGCCAGATCAAGCCCAGGCTGGCCATGCCTTGGGCCAGGTTGAAGCTCGGCGCGGTCACCCGCAGTCCGCCCAGGCCCGTCCGCAGCAGTGAGACGACCATCAGCGCGACGCCGCCATAAAGGATTTGGACGTTGATAAAATCGCGCGGCTGCAGAATGAGCCAGACAGGCGTCCCCGCCGCCAGGAGGACGTAGCCCGAGATGATCAGCATCCAATGGGTCGGCTGGAGGCTGACCGGGAATTGGATGCCCAGCCAAACCGAGACGACGCAGATAACGGCCGCGATCAGATACGCGGGCAGGGTCTTCAGCCCCCGCTTGTGAATGAGCCAGCCGAGGAACGGCGAACACAGGGTGATGACGATGACGGACATGGAGGCGATGCCCCCGATCCGCCCCATCTCGACCCCGTTCCGGACCACGACTTTGAGGAAGGTCGCGCCGGCCGTGACGCCGATCTTGCTGAGCGGCCAGAGTGAGGTCAGGGAAATCGAGGTGGCGCTGAGGAAGGACGAAGTCACCAGAACGATCATCACCAGAGTGAAGGCGATCATTAGGTTGAAGCCCCGCCGTCCCAGCGTCTTGCGGGCCACCTCGGCCATCGACTTGCCTCCCTCGCGCATGCTGACGAACAGGGTTGTGAAGTCGTGAACGGCGCCGATGAAGATGCCGCCGAGGACGATCCAAAGCCAAGCCGGGACGAAACCATAAAGCAGAGCCATGGTCGGTCCCAGGATGGGGCCGGCCCCGGCGATGGCCGAGAAGTGGTGGGCGAAGACGACATAGGTCTTGGTCGGAACATAATCGCGGCCGTCGCTACGGGAGATCGCGGGCGTCGGCACCGCGCGATCCTCGCCCAGCCGGCGCGCAATCCAGGCGGCATAAAATCGGCCGGCAAGGAGGAAGGCGACGGAAGCCAGGATCAGAATCAGCAGGACGTTCATGGGAGACCTCCGGCACGGGTCCCGGCGCCGAAGCGTCAGACTCGGCCGGATATCTTATCGCGGGCCGACGAAATTTTCAATTTGACTGAGCCGCCCGATTCTTCTAAAATAAGAATTCCTTAAGACTCTATCCGATCGGACTCTCAAAGGAGGAATAGCCTCATGGCCAAAGCCGAACCCAATGTCGTCCCGCTGTGCGATGTTTTGCTCGTCCTGCTGATCATCTTCATGGTCATCACGCCGCTCGTCCAAAAGGGCATCGATGTCCGCCTGCCCGAGACCGCCTCCGACACGGCCGGCGGCCAGCCCGTCGGGCTGATCGTCGTCACCCTGAACAAGGACCTGACCGTCGATATCAACAAGGACCGTTTCGCCGACTTCAAGCTGGCCGGGGAAGAGCTTCGCCGGCTGTATTCGACCCGCGCGGACAAGACTATCTTCCTGCGGGCCGACGCCAAGTGCGCCTTCGCCCGGGTCGTCGAGCTGATCGACGTCTGCAAGGGCTCCGGCGCCGAAACGCTGGGCCTGGTTCCCGAATACTTCACCGAATAACCCCATCCCGCGGCCCGGCGGCCCGCCCGCCGCGGCCTCGACCAAGACGATGGCCAGGGGACGCTCGCCAGAGCGTCCCCTTTTTTAATGCCCCGATCCGGCTATTCCTTGACCGGGCCGATGACCTCGTGGCTGATGACCAACCGCTGGATCTCGTTGGTCCCTTCGTATATTTGGAGCAGCTTGGCGTCGCGCCAGAGCTTCTCGACCGGATAGTCGCGCATGTAGCCGTAGCCGCCGTGGATCTGGATGGCCTCATTGGCCGCGGCCACGGCGATATCCGAGGCAAAGCACTTGGCCATGGCCGATTCCTTGCCGTTGGGCTTCCCCTGGTCGGAGAGCCAGGCGGCGTGCCAAACCAGATGCCGGGCGGCCTCGAGCTCCATGGCCATCTGGGCGATCTTCATCTGGGTGGTTTGATAGAGGGCCAGGGCTTTGCCGAAAGCCTTGCGGGTTTTGGCATAGGCCACCGAATGCTCCAGGGCGGCCCGGGCGATGCCCAGGGCGGCGGAGCCGACCGAGGCCCGGGTCACGTCGAAGGTCTTCATGGCGATGATGAACCCCATCCCCTCGCGGCCCAGCCGATTGGCCGCTGGGACGCGGACATCCTCGAAATACACCTCGGCCGTGTTGGAAGCCCGCTGGCCCATCTTATCCTCGACCTTACCGACGCTCAAGCCGGGCGTATCGCGCGGGACGATGAATGCGCTGATGCCCCGGGCGCCCTTGTGCGGGGCGGTATTGGCAAAGACGGTATAGAGCCCGGCCACTCCCCCGTTGGTGATGAAGCACTTGGCCCCGTTGAGAACGTACTCGTTCCCGTCCTTGACGGCCTTGGTCCGGACCGCTCCGGCGTCGGACCCGGCCTCGCGCTCGGTCAGGGCGTACGCGCCCAGGGTGTAGGTTCGGCACATCGAGCCTAGAAAAGTCTTTTTCTGCTCCTCGCTGCCGAAGAGCACGATCGGGGTTGTGGCCAGCGAACAAGCCATCATGCTGGTGAACAGGCCGGCGCAGCCCCAGGCCAGTTCCTCGCTCAGGATGGCCAGGTCCAGGCTGGACAGCCCGCCGCCGCCGTAAGCGTCGGGGATATTGCAGGTCAGGAACCCGGCCGCGAAGGCCTTTTTCATGACGTCGTGGGCGAATTCGTGGCTTTGGTCATAGCGGGCCGCCACCGGCCGCATCTCGTTCTGGGCGAATTCGCGGGCCATTTCCCGCAGGGCCGTCTGTTCCTCGCTCAGGGTGTAATCGATCATGGGCCGACCTCCTTACTCGATTGTCCTTTTCCGTAAAAAAACTGCCCTTTTATACATGATTCCGATTGATTTTGTCAAACCCAACCTCAAGCCGAGGCCAGGACGTAGCCTTCGCGGATCATGGCGAAGGACGGCCGCTCCAGGCCCAAGGCCCGCCCGACGAGATCCTGCGGCCGCGGGATCTTCTGGGGCCGGAAAGCCACCCGGAGGACGAGACGGACGCCGACTCCGTCCGCCTCGACCGCCTCCAGCCAGTCGAAGGCCGGATCGGCTGCGGCGGCCGATCGGACCGCCGCCGCCGCCTCGTCCGGATCGGGCGGATCGGCGAACGCGGGATCCCGAAGATCGACCGCATAGATCATCCCCCGGATGCGCTCTTGAAATGGGCGCTCGGTCGGTCCCCGTCGGCTCAAGGCGTTGAATCGGAGGCCGCCCGGGGATACGGCGTTGAGGGCGCTTAGGAACTCGGGCTCGTCTATCTCCCGCCCCGACTTGAACTCCATGAACTCGTCTCCCCCGCCCATCCCCAAAGGCAGCGCCGGCCCGAACGACATGACCGGCTTGGGGTGGAATCCCTCGCTAAAGGCAGTCTCCGCCCCGGCTCGGCGGAACACACGCTGCAGGGCGTTGACGAGGTCGTTGTGCCCGAGGAACCGGGCCGGCCCTTCTTTGGCGTATCGGACGAGATAGCGAATCGGGGCTTCAGCCGGCCGGCCCAGGAACGCGGGCCCGGCATCGGGCCCGAGATCGATCCGCTCCGGCCCGGGTCCCCGCTTGTCCATCCCCGTCTCGCAGCCCCGACAATCACCGCATTCGCGGCTCTCGCAGGAAGGGGTCGTCTCGGCCTGCAAGGCCAGCTCCAGCTCGCGGCGAAGGAACTCGGGCTTCATTCCCGTCGCGATGGCGTCCCATGGCAAGGGGGCGCCCGGCTCGATGGCCCGAAGATAATCGCCGGAGTCGATCCCGGATCGCCGGAACGCGTCATCCCAAAGCTCGGGCCGGAATTGATCGTTCCAGCCGTCGAAGCGCGCCCCGGCTTCCCAGGCTCCCAGCAGAACGTTGTGCAGCCTCCGATCGCCCCGCGAGAAGGCCGCCTCCAAAACAGATTGCCGAATGTCGTGGGTCTTGATCTCGATCGAGCGATCCCGCCCGAGGGCGGCCCGAACCCGCATCTGCTTGTCCCGCAGCCGCCCGGGCGAGTCCATGGCCATCCACTGGAACGGCGTGTGCGGCTTGGGGATGAAAGAGGCCAGACTGACATGGATGCGGGGCGGACCGCCGAGGATGGCCCGTCCGCGGGCCAAGAGCTCGCGGACTAGGATCGGGATGGCCGCCACATCCTCGTCCGTCTCGGTCGGGAGCCCGATCATGAAGTAGAGCTTAAGCAGCCGCCAGCCCCGGCGGAAGGCGCTCTCGGCCGCGGACCACAGGTCGCGATCCTCGAGATGTTTGTTGATGACCCGACGCAGGCGTTCCGTGGCCGCTTCCGGAACCAGGGTGAATCCTGTCCGACGCACTTTGGTGATCGCTTCGACGATCTCCGGCGATAGCCGTTTCGGGCGGAGCGAAGACAGCGATAAAGAGATGCGCCGCGGAGCCAGCCGCGCCATCAGAGCTTCGATGACGGGCTCGAGGCAGGGATAGTCGCCGACCGAGAGGCCGAAGAGGGAAGCGTCCTCGTAGCCGGTGGCGTCCAGGCTGGCCAGGACGGTCTTGACGACGCTTTCCGGGCTCTTGGTCCGATGGGGATGATAAAGGCTGGTCGCTTGGCAGAAGCGGCACTTCTGCGGGCAGCCTCGGGCCACCTCGACGGCCACCCGGTCGAAAACGGCCTGAAGGTTGGGCACGACGATTTTTTCGGGGAAAGGCGAATCCGCGAAACCGGCCAGAACCCGCTTGCGGACCCTGGCCGGCACGGCGCTTCCCGGCCGGGGCCGGACGGCTTGCAGCGGCGAGCCCGCCGCTTCCCATGTCTCGTAAAGGGAAGGAACATAGACGCCGGGAATCCGAGCCAGCGCGGCGATGGCCGTCGCCCGATCCGGCGCGGTCCGGCGGACCACGTCCCAGGCATCCAGGATTTCGAGCAAGCCTTCTTCGCCGTCGCCGAGGAAGAAGGCGTCGAAGACGCGGGCCAGGGGCTCGGGATTGAACGCGGCCGGGCCCCCCGCCAGGATCAGAGGGTGGGCCGCCGTCCGGTCGGCCGCGGCGATCGGGATCCGGCCCAGGTCAAGGATGGTCAGCACGTTCGTGTCGTTCAGCTCGTAGAGCAGGGAAAAAGCGACGGCGTCGAAGGCGTCGAGCGGGAGGCCGTTCTCGAGCGACCGCAGCGGCTCCCCGGTCCGGCGAAGTGCGGCCTCGAAGTCGGGCCAGGGGGCGAAGACCCGCTCGGCCAGGATGTCCGACCGACGATTGGCCCGATCGTAGAGGATCTTCTGGCCGAGATAGGACATGCCGATCTCGTAGACGTCCGGGAAGGCCAGGGCGACCCTGATCCGGGCCGCTGCGGGATCTTTGCGGATCTCGTTCCACTCGCCGCCGGCATAGCGGGCCGGCTTCTCGACCGAGCGCAAAGCCGGTTCAGACATTTGCGAATCGGCGCATTTTAACGTTCAGGACGAGGCCGACGGCCAAGAAGGTCGAGACGAGTGAGGAGCCGCCGTAGCTCAACAGCGGGATGGGAATGCCGGTGATCGGGAACAGCCCGATGATCATGAAGACGTTGACCAGGAACGGGAAGGTGATCATGCAGCCGACCAGGAAAATGATATACAGCCCGGCCCGATCCCGGGTCTTGCCGACGGCCCGGAAGATCCGCA
Protein-coding sequences here:
- a CDS encoding type 1 glutamine amidotransferase: MRSDVRVAIIDNAIEPEAYKPVEHWSRWLAVPWQAFRAPEGCLPARPSDFSHYILTGSEASILDREAWVESEVGFVRETFAAGASILGSCYGHQLLAFALFGPAHIGRCPSPEVGWLPIRTLVASRLLGPVGVVFAFSHHFDEVRSLPAGCTVLARSEACSVQGFGIDGRNVWGLQMHPEIDVPSARAFMRDLAARGAKSGDLDLAALETEDRDTGLITRIVSQFIHFSS
- a CDS encoding TIGR03960 family B12-binding radical SAM protein, giving the protein MSEPALRSVEKPARYAGGEWNEIRKDPAAARIRVALAFPDVYEIGMSYLGQKILYDRANRRSDILAERVFAPWPDFEAALRRTGEPLRSLENGLPLDAFDAVAFSLLYELNDTNVLTILDLGRIPIAAADRTAAHPLILAGGPAAFNPEPLARVFDAFFLGDGEEGLLEILDAWDVVRRTAPDRATAIAALARIPGVYVPSLYETWEAAGSPLQAVRPRPGSAVPARVRKRVLAGFADSPFPEKIVVPNLQAVFDRVAVEVARGCPQKCRFCQATSLYHPHRTKSPESVVKTVLASLDATGYEDASLFGLSVGDYPCLEPVIEALMARLAPRRISLSLSSLRPKRLSPEIVEAITKVRRTGFTLVPEAATERLRRVINKHLEDRDLWSAAESAFRRGWRLLKLYFMIGLPTETDEDVAAIPILVRELLARGRAILGGPPRIHVSLASFIPKPHTPFQWMAMDSPGRLRDKQMRVRAALGRDRSIEIKTHDIRQSVLEAAFSRGDRRLHNVLLGAWEAGARFDGWNDQFRPELWDDAFRRSGIDSGDYLRAIEPGAPLPWDAIATGMKPEFLRRELELALQAETTPSCESRECGDCRGCETGMDKRGPGPERIDLGPDAGPAFLGRPAEAPIRYLVRYAKEGPARFLGHNDLVNALQRVFRRAGAETAFSEGFHPKPVMSFGPALPLGMGGGDEFMEFKSGREIDEPEFLSALNAVSPGGLRFNALSRRGPTERPFQERIRGMIYAVDLRDPAFADPPDPDEAAAAVRSAAAADPAFDWLEAVEADGVGVRLVLRVAFRPQKIPRPQDLVGRALGLERPSFAMIREGYVLASA
- a CDS encoding carbon starvation protein A, encoding MNVLLILILASVAFLLAGRFYAAWIARRLGEDRAVPTPAISRSDGRDYVPTKTYVVFAHHFSAIAGAGPILGPTMALLYGFVPAWLWIVLGGIFIGAVHDFTTLFVSMREGGKSMAEVARKTLGRRGFNLMIAFTLVMIVLVTSSFLSATSISLTSLWPLSKIGVTAGATFLKVVVRNGVEMGRIGGIASMSVIVITLCSPFLGWLIHKRGLKTLPAYLIAAVICVVSVWLGIQFPVSLQPTHWMLIISGYVLLAAGTPVWLILQPRDFINVQILYGGVALMVVSLLRTGLGGLRVTAPSFNLAQGMASLGLIWPMMFCTIACGAISGFHALVAGGTTGKQLTLETDARRVGYNAMLLESLLAVCVLLAVGATLAFSDYRAIVWPTDPGVKSNPILGFSLAAGNLFHRGLGIPVALGTVFGILLVEGFVVTTLDAAVRLNRYLFEELWGIVFKRIPGLLRLYWVNSGLSVIIMLALAGSNAFNLLWPIFGTANQMLAALSLLAISAWLLLRRRKAGFVLVPAVFMMVTTLASMGILFAQYVRQRNYLLLAADVIMFGLAVGVIMLAVRTFRQKRPPSVAGAV
- a CDS encoding ACT domain-containing protein yields the protein MHNVSLGTELHVITPNEPGIQGRVLGTLANAGVNLRAISVFAHEAEGHFRLLTSDNKKAETALRTLGYKVKVNKVVVVEISDRIGAGAEIGALLGNAVIDVEYSYGSSSGKAAALLVFKTNNNKKAYDTLR
- a CDS encoding acyl-CoA dehydrogenase family protein; protein product: MDYTLSEEQTALREMAREFAQNEMRPVAARYDQSHEFAHDVMKKAFAAGFLTCNIPDAYGGGGLSSLDLAILSEELAWGCAGLFTSMMACSLATTPIVLFGSEEQKKTFLGSMCRTYTLGAYALTEREAGSDAGAVRTKAVKDGNEYVLNGAKCFITNGGVAGLYTVFANTAPHKGARGISAFIVPRDTPGLSVGKVEDKMGQRASNTAEVYFEDVRVPAANRLGREGMGFIIAMKTFDVTRASVGSAALGIARAALEHSVAYAKTRKAFGKALALYQTTQMKIAQMAMELEAARHLVWHAAWLSDQGKPNGKESAMAKCFASDIAVAAANEAIQIHGGYGYMRDYPVEKLWRDAKLLQIYEGTNEIQRLVISHEVIGPVKE
- a CDS encoding glycosyltransferase family 4 protein, producing the protein MDTQRVLVVTSDVAFVEGGHLSIARGTVRALRELGHEADLMLTPQNRFGRQLRAYWATRLTDVGLDGLGRPIDRVISLRFPSYAVKHPAHVCWLNHRMREYYDLWDDLKARLSWKGRIKEGARRFLIHRIDGRLLKKNVRKVFAISGEVKKRLDRWGHIPAEVLYPPPPQRPYRTEAYGDFVFAVSRLTGLKRLDLLVEAMARTRNKGLRAVIAGEGPERDALAGRIRERGLEGRVSLAGPIDEAGLLDHYARCRAVYFAPYHEDYGFVTGEAFASGKAVLTAEDSGGPVEQIRDGESGYIVPADPAAMAQKLDAWADDAGLAERMGQAGRRSIAALNWPDTIRRLLSA
- a CDS encoding biopolymer transporter ExbD, translating into MAKAEPNVVPLCDVLLVLLIIFMVITPLVQKGIDVRLPETASDTAGGQPVGLIVVTLNKDLTVDINKDRFADFKLAGEELRRLYSTRADKTIFLRADAKCAFARVVELIDVCKGSGAETLGLVPEYFTE